CGTCATTGTCGGTAAGTTCCCATCAGATGACAACAACTTCATAGGGTGTGACTGTTACCTGGAAACCGGTAACAGCGAAAGGGTCAAAATGGATGCATGGACTAGTATCCACGCCGGTAAATTTGTTTCTGATCATGTCTGTATGTGGTATGATCAACGATGCTGTCTGCAAAGCAGTGAATGTGAAAATGATAGTATGGAAATGGAAGAACATGTGGCTGGTTGCAATATTCCAAAGGTTTCATTTGAATTCTTTGCTCAAAGTGGAAGCACTTGGAAAAAGCATGATGATATCATTGTAAAAGGGTGTGGAGTGTGTCCTTTATACGACACAGAATATGACAATTTCATAAAGCAAATGGAATTGGAGTTGGAAACCACTTTGCAGTCTATAGCAAAAATTTCAGTTGCATGCTCTGTTAAGAAAGAAACACAATGTAAGAAATTCTTTCCCCCCCTTCAGATTGGGACATGGAAGAGTGCAACACAGGGATTGAAAGACATATTGTTCTTCTGATTTTTGGAAGGTAAACTCaccttttattattttaaacaaATGAAGAGCATTTAATGGCTTTTGAACTTTGACAATGATATATGTTTGTAGCCATGCATACTTTATTTGCAAATTGTTATATATATAACTTAAGTATCATAAAATATTGTGAACTTGGTGCTATATGACAACGATGTAGCATGTGTGActcaatttttaaattaagCTTCTTTTGTACTTCATATATACTTTGTCCATATCTGAGTTAAAAATTGGGGTGATGTGTATACAAAAGGAGATTTTGCAATTGCTATACATATGATATGGATTATAAAATAGGGCCGCGCTCGCACCGGCGTCACCATATGATTTTGCATTTTTCACGAACCTTgaggatgaagattttttttcaaCCCATTATTTGGATGCAAACCAAAATGGACTTATTAGAGCTTGTTTATTAAATTCTAGAGTTATGAGATTATATATTTATCGTTTTAAAATGCTCTTTATTAGTGAGATTCTTTTATGCAATTTTCACTAATGAAAATGGCTGGTTGAGAGAATAAAAGTGAAGTATAGGTactgttatttttttaaaaaaacttttacATATAATTACTGATTTACATATACACTGCGCGGCATTTATTGGTATGCATTCCCACTTTTGTTATGACTTTCTTACAACATCTTATCAAACAACATTTACTGTTGTACTACTTTAGCTCATGTGATGTCTCTCTTTGGATTGTCACAGAATCAAACAACATTACTGTTGCATTTAAAGAAAATTGACCTGAGCTATTTCAAGTATCTGTTGAGCTCCCAGATTTTCAAAGGCCTCAGAACTTGAAGAAATAGAACTCTATGCTTGCAGAAATGCGCTGAGTGTTCATCTGCCTTTCTTATCTCTCGATTGAACCTGTATTACTGCAAAGCGATTACCAGTCTTCGAAGCGAAACCCACTTAAGATCCCTCCGTGACCACTTTCTTGGTGGGTACTCATTAAGACTTCTGGAGTTTTCAATGACTTCAGAAAGTGTGAAAGACTTAACCTTGACTTCAAACATTATCAATGAACTGCACTATTCCGGACATACATTTTAAGCACATCTTTGTATTTTCTTAAACAAATGAAGAGCTAGCATTTAATTGAATTTGGAGCTTTGACAATGATATATGTCTGTAGCTATATGTATATTTGCAAATTGTTATATATACACGAATCATCAGATATTGTAAACTTCTTTGGTGCTATGTAAACGATGTAGCTATGTATATTTGCAGATTGTTATATATACACGTATTTTTATGTTCTTTTGAGCTTCTGGGAGACATTTATGTGTGTGCTCTTTATGAACATATATATTGAACTTTATGGTTGGGTATGTTAATTGTTATCATGTAATTTTGTTTGAAAATTGCTCTTTCTCAACGTATTGTTGTGGAATTGTATGAAGGTAAGAGCTACAGTGAATGTTATAACAGTACACCAGGAGATGGTGCTTAAAGCTTTGGTGAATCTTCAAATTGGTGTGAGGATGAATTAGTTAAGTTATTGATAATCGATATGGTTTATCATAGTCACCAGAAGTGTCTGGAATAAAACAAAGGTTCAAATATatggtttgaagtttgaactggTCGTAACTTTGTTATTGAAGTATTAAATGGATTTAGAACCTTTGATTTACTTTGAATAAAGCAGGCATCCTTGCTAATTTTTGTAATGAAATGAGGGGGAAGAACTATTTAAGTGAGTCAAGGGAAATGAGTTGTTAATTTGTTATTCTTCATAATTGGCCATAATCTTCAccataaaattatttcaaattgCTGTCAGTATTTTACAGAAACAATTTCTAGTTATTTCAAATAATAATGACcctcaaaaaaatatttcaaataataAGAGTAGTACGTCGATTAGGAAAAGAGTTTTTTTGTGAAAGTGATTaggaaaatagtttttttttttgaaatggattAGGAAAAGAGTTGATATAACGAGAATTGATAAAATTGCCCAACAAAACTTAAATATCATTGTTGATCAAGGCAAgcaaaattgaaatttatgatatatttatatcttttttaaaaactaattCAATTCATTTTATTCGAATTTTGTTATAGCATTGTCAAGTACAATCGAATCGATGGTACACAAGTGCATAGGTTTCTACTAAGAAATGAATTTCATAGAGGTCAAAAGACAATAGATGTTTGTAATTTCAATATGATTCACGTGCAATGATAAAGGTGGGAAGGTAATGTTCATGAGTGCACATACCAATTaaactaaaatatattttttttgttatctaGAGCTTAATACTAATATTATATTGACATTGTTTAgtgttaataaaataatatcgAGAGTTAACATCTAGTCCAATGACGTAGATTTGTTTCATCTGATAGATTTTGGCTATCAAAATGAAAGATCATGCACAAGAATATAGATACCAAGGTAGATAACTTAGCTAAGCAGCTCGTGCTTAAGCTCATCTAACATTAGTTTATGACCATGACATTTGGTTTATAAGCAACACACCCAGAAGGAATTTGGGTTGAACGTAATCCTACTGAGAATCTGAGAATTAAGACCAtaaattgtcaaagacaagagAAGGCTGAAAATGAAGAGATAAATCTAACAAATGAAAATAGGTATATAAAACaagaaatcttggaaaatcAATCTTGGAGTGTCTATATGAGGTTGCTTGAAGTAGGTATCCTATTCAAGAAGATCTTAGGTAACGTGTTTGGTTTAACGGTGAAATGTTTTAGAATCACTTCTAGTTAGAAGCTACAAGTCTTAGTTTCTGAATCAACGTGTCTTGATCTCTGCAAATAGTGAAATCAAACATGTACTAAAAGATGGACCATCTCAACGAAATatgagttgaaaataaattttcacAAAAATTTTTGCACCCATGGGAGCATGTTCTGCATTTCTGAAATGCATTCAAAACTAGCTCACTACTATTTTCCAAGTGAACCTGCCTCTCATAAGAAGGTCACTGGTTTTCTGAGTGCTGAAACTTGGACTTCAATGCTTCAATGACAGCTGAGAAGTCCTGATCACTAAGGCCATGGGATTTTGCAACTTTATATAGCTCATTAGCTGCTGCTGCAATTGGAATAGGTTGGGAAACAGATTCTGCTAACCCCAGGGCAAGTCTTAGATCCTGTCAACATTAATTCTTTGTGAGAATTAATTCTGACTTATGAGAGTTACCAAAGAGGAATTTTCATTCATTTACAAACCTTCTGCTGATGCTTTAAGGGAAATGCAGTTGGGTAAAGTGACTGTATCATGGATGGGCCTTTCATTGAGTACATTGGAGCACTAATGGCACCCTGTGAAATTACCtgcaaaatttcaattttgcaGAATATTTAATTCATTTCTCATGAGAGCCATCAGCCATGACACATTCTTCCTTATAAGCAACACAATATGAATCCTAATATCAAAGAAAGACATGTTATGGGAAATTAGTTCTCCCAGGAATAGAAATAAAGTGAATAATGACAGCTATAAGCAAATTAGAAACATTTTGAACTTGTAAGAAGAAAAAATTCAAGAAAGTCACAATATCTTGTATGTTACCAGAAGCAAGTGTTTTTAAATGAGGTTGCTTCTACTTAGCCCTGGGATCCAAGGTTGACATTCTACTAGATGATATCACACAAGGGTGGGGGTGGAAACAAACAGAAGTGCAGTCAGTACCCTTATATTGTGCCAAAATTTTGGGCGAAATTGTAAGGAATTTATTTTAACTAATGAGGCCGAAGTAACAATATAAGAATTTGAGTGAATATCCTTCATACTATCCAGCATTCTTGCAAATTTATTTGCATTATGATTTCTCTTTGACAAGGTATCACTTAACACCATTCTCATGCAGTTAATAATTTTCTGCAGACTAATGAATCACATTAGCGAAAAAAGTCAATGATGTTTCTCAACTACCAAATCTACAGCAGCCCAAAGTGAAAGATAAAAGGCCTATAGGGCTTTAATTATGGAACAGCCAGAAAATCCATGTAAATTTGTGTAGCAAATTTCACCTACAAAAGTCACAAATtatgttgaatttttttcaatCGTGGATGATCACCTAGATCTCAATTAGAAACAAATGAAATATGGAATGTTTAATAATCCATGAAATCAATGAGCAATCCAGGGAAATGTTTCATAAGACAAGTACTAGATGATAACTGATGAACTAGATGATAACTGAATACCTCCACAAGTACTTTTGGATCCAGCCCAACTTTTTCGCTGAGAAGTAAGCCTTCGGAAAAGGATGCCATCATACTATGAACGAACGGGAAATATAGAAAGAAATAATATCACCTTAATCATCGGCACACAATGACAAATAACAGCAAAAAAGCAGGAAGCAAATTTTAAAAGACCTGCCCATAATCATATTGACAACGAGTTTCATTGCAGCTCCATTTCCAACATCACCCAAGAAAAATTTAGACTGCATAGAAGCAAAACACATGGTATGAAGTCTGAACTAATTATTTGCTTTGCAAGAAATATcagatttttttaatgaaatactACATTACATATATACCTTTCCCATGATGTCCAAGTGAGGAGCAACTGTTTCATAAAGATTTCTGTCTCCTGAAAAATCATATACATTGTCTCAGTTTCTGTTAGTGCCCAATACTCTTTTGTCACAGAAAAGTCTGAATATATTCACAATGCTATGTGCTGCCAATTATACAAATGGAGGATATATAGAAAAAAATTCTTTACAGTATAACATGTATAAAAGTCTTCATCAGTTCATAATTACAATCTTCAGCAACTATTGGGACCAGGGCTTCCTAAACTAACACAGTTAAGAAATCTGAGCCGTCCGATCTCATGTTTCATCAAGAACGGACGGAAGAGATAAGCTTAAAATCTGAGTCGTCCGACCTTCGAACGGCTCAAATTCCCTGTGTGTGAATTTAAGATTTATCTGATTGAAGGGAATTCCAATTCTGATACATCCCAGCTAAATTTCCTTCTtgtaaaaaaaggaaaataatccTTCACCAACTCTTTTCCATTGCTAATGTGAATAAGTACTTGGAAGAATAATATTCACCTGCTGTAAGAAATATCAACGTGCCATCTTCAGCTGGTTTTTTGGAACCTGAAACTGGAGCCTGTGGGTAAACAGAAATGGCTTCATAGGTGTCACAACTTACAATATTCATCTAATCATCTGACTAAAGCAAGCAATGATTGATGCATATCCTAACTACAGAGCACTCTGTACATGCCACATAGAATAGATAGGGAAGTTATAAAGAACTTCACCTCCAAAAATAATGCTCCAGTGGATTTTATGTGCTCACTAATCAATTTAGAAGTGTCCCCATCAACAGTTGAAACATCCACATATCTGACATACAAAAGTGTCAAATATCCATTTCAAATAGTGTTACTTGTCAAAATTGCAGCAATATCCTGGAagcaatttgaaaatttgaatttgaatatagAACCCTTTTCCTGGACCCATTCCATTTGCCGCTCCATGCTTCCCACAAGCAACATCCATCTGATACAGTACAAGCATAACTAGCTCAGAGTCAGAACTAATTTATTAGCTTTTCAACCTATACTGAAATATACTCACTGCACTTTGAGGATCTGCAAGCATGGAAAATGTGACATCACAAGATGCTGCTACTTCCTCAGGAGATGATTTATATCTGCAGAATCATAGAATTTCAAACACACTTCAAAACTTACAGATTATTTCTTCTCTTGATGTGTCTTATAAAATGTAGGTATCACACTTCCATGTTTTCAAGTGTATGCATCGTGCGCAGATGCACAAGCACAACTACTTAATAATAATGCTGCGCCCTGTGAAGATCCATCATGGTCCTCAAAACACAAAAATATGGAAACCTGAATATCAAAAACTTACTTTGCTCCCAAGCTGATTAAAGGATCACACTTGCTCTTGGTCCTATTCCAAACAGTCAGATCAATTCTACAACAAGAAAAGTTAGGAGAATCAATCAGGACATGGAGAACTACAGTTACAGGTAAAGGCATAGTAATTAATTACAACTCAGCCGAAACAAGAGTGGAATCTATGGACAAAAAAACTTGAATTTAAAGCGCTTACTACTAAGACAAGCATGAAAAATGTGTGACATGAATTAACATTGCTCTCTCAATTCAGTAACATTTTAAGTTATCTCCTTACAAATAGATACAAATCAAGGTAAGGGCGATATGATGAGGAAGGCATAGATACATACATACCCAGCTTTTAAGAGATTTTGTGCCATGGGGGAGCCCATGATTCCAATGCCCAAAAAACCAACCCGTGCGGGTGCCTCAATCACTGAAAGCAGAGAAAAAAGAACAAGGCAGTTGAGTGGGATAGAGAACAAGTATGTGCATGTTTAGAAATCCTTCTATAtttgattctaaagccaaaatcaatcatTATGGGGAGCAGTTTCCGTGAGTAGCATCTgagtgtcagaattgattctgagaaaagagaaacggatccaaacatgttataaagTTTTTTTGCTTTCTTGCATTGCAGGTAGTAGAGTTCTCATTTCCCAATTCCAACTACTTAACTAACTagctaactaactaactaacagtGTCTCTAAATGTCCAAATtccaactaactaactaactaactaaatGTTTCTTCTGATGAATTTCCTTAACATAAGGTGAGCAAATATTTATGCCAATTTCTAGCTACTCTCAAACACAATAAATAGTCAATGTTATAATATAATCCATGAGTGCCACACCATAAAACAGTGAATGAAGATAAGGTACCTTGAGACTGAGGCGAAACATTGGAAAGCTGAGCAGACATAGAGAAGCGAAATGGTCGAAAGTGGTTGAACAAGTGGTGATGGGGAAGACGGTGAAGGACAAAGGGATGGCAATTCACCATGCTTCTCATCGTCACTTCCTTCCTACTGTTTCGTCTCAACACCAGAACCAGGAAGATTGCTTTTCTTCCTTATTGGATTCTCCTAGGTGAGGTGCGTGTTCCTGCTTGTGTTGGATAAACTAAGATTGATAAGTAGATAAATACAACATCCATAGCGAGTCCACAAACTTCACTCTACAAACATGGGTGGTAAAATTAATCCTTTTAGTGAGTCAAATTGGTTTTCACCTTTGTTTTTAGAATTTACTTTACATGTAAAATTAGTTCTCAACAAAAATTAAGCATTCTATAAAGAGTGATTAAAACTAAGAAGGTGTAGGACAATTGAAAGATAATTGTGTTCTGTAAGCATCTATTTAGTTCAATGTATGAAGAAGTATTTGTTGTGAGATGTTTACCTATTTAATGTGATCTTGAAGTTTTAGAAGATTATTTTCATAGCGGCCGGACGTGGGATACTAAAATTTTATAGatttattttcaacttatttagtgTTACATTTGAGTAGGTTGAGAAGGTCTTTGAGACTTTGACTGATtcccaaatttttgtttttagaaTCTAACACTCAACCACTTACATAAGCATAGAGAATGAAGTGCACATTAaccatcatcaattcatcattgTTATATTTGAGCATCTCTATCCCTAGGTTCTTAATTTTTAGttggcttaatagcacttttggtcccccacgtttcaaaaatgtgcaatATTAATCCCCCACGTTTGAAAATAGCATAATGGTACCTCAACGTTTATCTCTGttagcagttttggtccctcagcTATTTTGCCGTTAGAAACTTAACGTTTTTGTGTGACATGGCATTTTTTTTCTGATGTGGCATTAAGACTAAACACGTGAGAATCACGTGAGCCTTATCACAATATTAACCCTCTGATTTTCTTCTCCCCATCGTGTTCTTCTCCTCCAAATCCCCAATTCATCCTTGACTTCTTCTTCGTTGATCCATTTTCCCTCCTCCCCTGTTGCAACCCAGAAATTCATCCCAATCTCCTTCTCCTTACCCCGACCCAAACCAAAACAAATTAACCCACACCCATCTCTgttaacaaaaaagaaaagaacataTAGGAATTGGAGAAATTAAGTTGAAGAACAAGTTCAGGTTGAAAACCCAGATGTGCTACGTGGGGTTCGGGTTTCGATGGATCTTGCAGCTCTTCTTCGTCGACCTTCCCAACCCCAATTTCAACCCACCCCTCTTCTCTCTGATAATGGCGATcccacccaccaccatcacctttCACCGCCCAATTTCAAACCACAAgactttctctctctcactcactcaGTTCCCTCTCTTCCATTCTCTCTTAGAAGTGGTGTTGATACACTTGACCAGCACAAGAGGACGACAGATCAAGCTGATCCATCACGCGACGGTGGTGGATCGACGACAGGGAAAGATTACGGCGGATCTGATTGTGGGTAGATGGCGTAGTGGAGTACCCACCATTTTCACCTTCATGGGGTGGGTgggtgtgggggggggggggttcacTGGGGTGGGTGGGTGGTAccctcagaaaaaaaaaatgccatATCACACAAAAACGTTAAGTTTCTAACGGCAAAATAgctgagggaccaaaactgctaaCGGAGATAAACGTTGAGGTACCATTATGCTATTTTCAAACGTGGGGGATTAATattgcacatttttgaaacgtgggggaccaaaagtgctattaagccttttTAGTTCTTAGAACTATTTACATgggtattgccacatgtgctcTAAGCAACTCTCAAATAACTTTTGCATATTTTACTTCAATTCCAAATTTTTtactttgagttcttagcactaCTCATTTGGTCCCGCCACACcatattatttatactttttatttttataaaagaataaaacaaaattcataaatgtttttttatgctaagaattTATAAAACAAAGTTGTTTgtataagaactagttcttatttttttttttttgtaaatactacttaaaagaaaaagaaaaaagactaCAACACTAACGCCTCTTGAACAAGGTActggttcttatttttaagaagtAAGCACTTCATGTTAGTTATCTCCGATGCTTAAGAACAtgattcttagttcttaacttaaGAACTTTTCTCTAAGAACCAGAGTTAGAGAtgctcttaattttttttcggTAAATGTTACATTACACTTTTATTGACTCGTTATTTTGATTACTTTATGATTAAAGAAGTTTACTAAAATACAATaacttaaaaaagaaaatatgtatAATATAGTTAAAAATCCCAACAAAgcaacaaagaaaagaaaaggtaactTTAGAATGAGTGCCGGAAATAGGTGTTTTACTTTTTACTGCCTCTACCGAAATCAAACAATGGGTAGTTGTGTCCTGGAAAATCAATGGAGTTTGAACTGCAAGCTGAAGATGGTTCGAATTTCACACTGACAACCGCCGCTACAGCTTTGTTCGGAAGAGACTCCGGTTTCAACACCCACGACCGCACCGTTTCTCGCCGTCACGTTTCATTCCAACTCAACAACCCAGAGACTTCTCCTCCTAGGGTTTCATTCCAAGTCATCGGAAACAACCCCATTTGGGtgtccaccaccaccaaccacgGCGGAGCAACGCTTAAGCTCTTCAGGAAGTTCGATGAAGGCCACTTGGAACTCGGGGACCGTTTCTCCTTGTCCGGGAAAGCACCCTTCTGGTTCCATTTCAAGGAAAAGGGTCCAATTGCTGAACCTGAGCTTAACTCTGACCAAGTTGTTGATGTTTCAGGAATTGATCCTGTTAAAGGTATTTATTGCCTTCCTTTCAATTTTCAATAATTGATTGTGTCCATAGCTGAATTTAGGATTTGGAACTAATTTCAtcatagaattgattttggagcTAGATCAATTGTCAAATGAAAAATTCAAACACCTTAAAATTGACTGTATAACACACTGGAGAATCAATTCTAGCAACTGTCAATTTGATAGCATCATAGCCTTTCAAATTGTAAGTCTAGTATGATTCAATTCAATTTAAGGTGTTGCCTTTCTCTATAATACTAATATTAATATCCTCTTTCATTGATTACCAGTATTGTGGGTGGAACCAAATTTGGCTGTCTTTCAATTTCTAATGTAAATTTGGTTGCATGCAGTTACACTTAGAGTTAAGGAGCATGAAATTGCATTATTATGAATTTGCATTGATAAATGTTCAACTTTGTTTATTTTACATCAAGGATGGTACTCTAACAGAGCAAGATTTTGTAACACACATAAAACATTATCTTGTACTTATTTCTTGTGTCCAATATTGAACATGAGTTGGTTCTTTGAATTCAGAGTGATAGCTAATCCTTTTGAAGATATTCTCACATTGTGGTTTTGAAAATGCAGAGTTTGGTTTTCTAGTGATCGGACACGAGTTTGATCAGTATCCCAAGGGCGTGATCCGGAATGCGAAGGATTGGGAGTGGTTCCTGGAGGAACCTAGCAAAGATAGTGAGGATGACGAGGATTTTGAGGAGAGGAGGAAAATGAGGAGAAAGCGAAAATCATTTAAAGATAATGAAGATGACAAGTGGACTGGTGACAGTGAAGATGACAGGGTAGTTGTTGCTAAGACAGGGAAAGGTAAGATACCCAAGTACACAACAAGATCTAAAGATAGGAAAGGACCTAACAAAGAGGCCATAGGTAGTAGCAATtctaaaagaaaaaaagcaGTTAGTGTCAATGAAACTGTtgaaaaggatgaagaagatgatgatgaaacaCTAGGAGGCTTCATTGttactgatgaagaagaagatgaag
This portion of the Lotus japonicus ecotype B-129 chromosome 3, LjGifu_v1.2 genome encodes:
- the LOC130749143 gene encoding glyoxylate/succinic semialdehyde reductase 2, chloroplastic translates to MRSMVNCHPFVLHRLPHHHLFNHFRPFRFSMSAQLSNVSPQSQVIEAPARVGFLGIGIMGSPMAQNLLKAGIDLTVWNRTKSKCDPLISLGAKYKSSPEEVAASCDVTFSMLADPQSAMDVACGKHGAANGMGPGKGYVDVSTVDGDTSKLISEHIKSTGALFLEAPVSGSKKPAEDGTLIFLTAGDRNLYETVAPHLDIMGKSKFFLGDVGNGAAMKLVVNMIMGSMMASFSEGLLLSEKVGLDPKVLVEVISQGAISAPMYSMKGPSMIQSLYPTAFPLKHQQKDLRLALGLAESVSQPIPIAAAANELYKVAKSHGLSDQDFSAVIEALKSKFQHSENQ
- the LOC130749854 gene encoding double-strand break repair protein mus-23, whose product is MEFELQAEDGSNFTLTTAATALFGRDSGFNTHDRTVSRRHVSFQLNNPETSPPRVSFQVIGNNPIWVSTTTNHGGATLKLFRKFDEGHLELGDRFSLSGKAPFWFHFKEKGPIAEPELNSDQVVDVSGIDPVKEFGFLVIGHEFDQYPKGVIRNAKDWEWFLEEPSKDSEDDEDFEERRKMRRKRKSFKDNEDDKWTGDSEDDRVVVAKTGKGKIPKYTTRSKDRKGPNKEAIGSSNSKRKKAVSVNETVEKDEEDDDETLGGFIVTDEEEDEEEENDGDEEEEEFEEDDDDDVVEE